Part of the Thauera sedimentorum genome, CCGGGCTGCCAGGATGCGGCCATCCCCCAGGGCAGGAAGAGCAGTACGTTGCCGAGCACATCGCCCCGGCTGGACCACACGCGGGTATCTGCCAGCAGTTGCCGGAGCGCGGCCAGCCACGCTTCCGGCAGGGTGAAGTCGAAGGGGTAGAGCGAGCCGTAGGCGATCAGCAGGCCCAGCAGGACGTGCCAGCGGTTCAGGCCTGCCGTGGCTGCGTGACCCATGGGCGCTGGCGCCGGGGTGCGCTTACTTGCTCTTGATCATTGTCCCCACCCCGTGGTCGGTGAGGATCTCGAGCAGCAGGCAGTGTTCGACCCGGCCGTCGATGATGTGCACCGACTTCACGCCGTTGCGGGCGGCGTCCAGGGCCGAGCCGATCTTGGGCAGCATGCCGCCGGACAGGGTGCCGTCCTCGACCAGCTCGTCGATCTGCCGCGGGGTGAGGCCGGTGAGCAGGTTGCCGGCCTTGTCCAGCACGCCCGGGGTGTTGGTCAGCAGCATCAGCTTCTCGGCCTTGAGGATCTCGGCCAGCTTGCCGGCGACCACGTCGGCGTTGATGTTGTAGGTCTCGCCCTGTTCGCCCACGCCGATCGGCGCGATCACCGGGATGAAGTCGCCCTGGTCCAGGAAGGAGATCAGGCTGGGGTCGATGCCGGTGATCTCGCCCACCTGGCCGACGTCGATCAGGTCGCCCTGGGGGGCATCCTTCTTCTGCATCATCAGCTTCTTGGCGCGGATGAAGCCGGCATCCTTGCCGGTCAGGCCCACCGCCTTGCCGCCGTGCTGGTTGATGAGATTGACGATTTCCTTGTTCACCTGGCCGCCGAGCACCATCTCGACCACTTCCATGGTCTCGGCGTCGGTCACCCGCATGCCCTGGATGAATTCGCCCTTCTTGCCCACGCGGGCCAGCAGGTTCTCGATCTGCGGGCCGCCGCCGTGCACCACCACCGGGTTGAGGCCGACCAGCTTGAGCAGGACAACGTCGCGCGCGAAGCAGTCCTTGAGGTGCGGGTCGGTCATCGCGTTGCCGCCGTACTTGATGACGATGGTCTTGTCGAAGAAGCGCTTGATGTAGGGCAGGGCTTCGGCGAGGATCGCGGCCTTGCGCGCGGGGGTGACGCTGCTGGTGTCGGGGGTGCAGGAATCGGTCATGGCGGGTGTCCGTCGGGAATGAAGGCTGCCGCCGATTCTACCGCGGATGCAGGTAGAAAAAATCGCGCCCGGGCGGCGCGCGGCCGGCCGGGCGATGCGCAGTACCGCGGGCCGCGCTTACTCGATGGTCAGACGCCGGGCCGGTGCGGCAGCCTTCTTGGGCAGGCTGAGCTCCAGCACGCCGTCCTTGAACTTGGCGGTGGCGCGCGCTTCGTCCACCTCCTGCCCGAGCTGGAAGCTGCGCGACACCTTGCCGAAATAACGTTCGGTGCGCAGCAGCTTCTCACCTTCCTTGACTTCCTTTTCCTGCTTGCGCTCGGCGCTGATGGACAGCACCGCACCATCGATGTTGACGTGGATGTCGTCCTTGTTCACGCCGGGCAGCTCGGCGTGGACCTGGTAGGCGGTATCGTCCTCCTTGAGATCGACGCGCATCTGCGGCGCCTCGGCGGACAGCTTGCCGAACTCGACCGGGCGGACGAAGAAGCCGCGCAGCAGATCCTCGAACGGGTCGCGGCTGATGATGTTGGCCATGATGCATTCTCCTCGCTGACGGTGGGGTCATTGGATCCCATCGCTACGAATATAGGCGTGGCCGAGGCGAATTCAACCCGGCCGGGGGGCGTTGTATGATCGACCGCCTTGAAGCGGCCGCAGGAGGCGGGAATGACGACGACAGGGCGCTTGCCCGATTCGGGTAGCACGAACACCTGCCCGCGCTGCGGCGCGGCCTTCACCTGTGGCATGGAGGCCGGACTGCCCGAGTGCTGGTGCGCGTCAATGCCGGCGGGCTTCGCGGTACCCGCGGCGGACGCCGGGGCCGGGTGCTACTGCCCGACCTGCCTGCAGGAACTGCTCAGTCAGGCTGCGGCGAATCGCAGCGCCGGGGCGGACGAGGGGCGAAGAGAATGAGCCGGCGCCCTTCGGCGGCCCAGCTCTCCGCTGCTTCGGCGAAGACCTCCAGCATGGTGAGGTAGTCGTCCGGGTCGCTCTCCGCTAGGTGCTCGGCGTGCTCGAGAACGACCGCCACGCAGGTTTCGGGCAGCCACGAGAGATCCGCCAGGCAGTCGGAAAGCGCGTCCCAGTTATGACCGAACCAGGCTGGAAAGGACAGGCCTTCGGCAAGCGCTGCCAGCAGGCCGGCCTTGCCGCGGCGGGCGGCCAGGTCGATGCGGTGCAGGCGGATGCCGGCGGCGCCCGCCGCGGAAACCAGTCCGGCGATACCGTCGGCCGGCAGCGGGTGCACGCCGGGCGTGTCCAGGGGCGGTAGGTCCGGCAGGGTGTCGGGGCTCATCTTGCGGGTTCGATGCGGCGAAAGCTGCGGTAGTGATCGGCAGTGTAGTAGAACACCTCGGGCGGCTGCCCGCCGGTGACGATGCGCCGCGCACCGCGATCGCGGGCGCCGGGCGTCGGGACGGTGTATTCGCGGTAGTAGCCGCGCGGGCGCTCGGGCAGCAGGCGTTCACGATTGTGGAACACGCTGCCGTCCTTGCGGTACGGGAAAGGGCCGCCGGACTGGATCAGCGCCAGCGTGGCGTGTGCCTCGGGCGGCAGACCGTCGCCCGGCCCGGCAGGCGGCGCGCACGCGGCTAGGGCGGTGGCCAGCGCGAACAGCAGGGCGAGCAGCCAGGAACCGGTGATGCGCATCGAAATGGTGAGTCAGGCGGCGTCGCGCGTACCGCGCGCGGTGTCGCGCGGCTGTATGGCGTACTTCTGGAACAGGCTGTGCATGAAGCCCGAGATCGCCGCCAGCCGCGGGCTGGCCGGGTCGTAGCGGCGGGCGCGGGCGATCAGCGCCCCGGCCTGGCTGGCGAAGCGTTCGTTCCAGCCGCGGTGCTCCACATGGCGCAGCAGGGCGAGCGCAGCGTTGAACAGCACGTGCGGGTTGCCGGGCATCTTGCGCACCGCGCTCATCATCTCGCTCACTGCGCCGTCGAAGTCGCCTGCCTTGGCCTTGGCGGCGCCGCGCGAGATCAGGCTGCGCACTTCGTCGCGGGTGCGTTCTTCCAGCTCATCGGCAAGCAGTTCGCGCCCGCGTGCGCGCAGCGCCGCCCGGGTGGTTTCCACCGTGCGCTCGTCGGCCGCGTTGCGCAGGATGTCGAGCACCAGTTCGCTGCCTTCGGCCTCGAGGTCGTTGTCGAAGCAGGCCTTGACCAGTTCCTGCTTCAAGCCGGTCGACAGCTCGCCGCTGTCCGCCCCGGTGACCACGGCTTCATGCAGCACGGCGCGGGCCTTGTCGGGTTCGCCGGTGCCGGCGTGGTAGAGCGCCCGGGCGAGCGCGGCGCAGATCGGTGTCTTGGCCTGGCCGCCCATGCTGCGCTCGAGGTCGCGGATGGTGGCGCGTGCTTCTTCAGTGCGCCCCTGGCCGAGCTGCGCCTGCACCAGGCGGACATGATCCTCGGGGTCGCGGAAGTCCGACACCTTGCCCTTGCGCACCACTTCGGCCAGAGCCTGCTCGGCACGCTCGAGATCGCCGACTTCCAGCGCGATCTCGCCCAGATGGCGCAGGCGGCCGACGCGATGCGGCGAGCGCTTGGTGGCCGCGACCAGCGCATCGCGCGCCTCGCTCTGGCGGCCGGCCTGTTCGCGGCAACGGGCCAGTAGGTCGTAAGCGTCGATGTAATAGTCGTGCTCGGCGACCAGGCCGGTGAGGACTTCCTCGGCGTCCGTGTAGTGCTTGCGCAGCATCTTGATGCGCGCCAGGCCGAGACGCGCCCAGGGCAGATCCTTGTCCCGCAGCGCCTGACGGTAGGCGGCTTCGGCCTGATCGACCTGGCCGATCGACAGATGCAGTTCGGCCTGCAGGCGCAGCAGGTCGGTGGCGTGGCGCGGATGCTCGGTTTCTGCCTGCTTGAGCAGTTCCACCGCCCCGAGCGGATCGCCCATCTCGATGCGACGGTAGGCGGGCATGAAGATGTCCCGCTTGTCGAGGGCGCGCTGCAGGCGCTGGCGCAGCGCATGGGCGGCCAGCGGCTTGAGCACGTAGTCGTTGGGTGCGAGTTCGGCGGTGCTCACCACGCGCTCGTAGTTGCGCTCGCCGGTGACCATCACGAAGAGCGTGGCGAGGGGGATGATCTCGTTGGTGCGCAGGTCTTCGAGCAGGTGCTGCCCGTCCTGGCCCTCGCCCAGGTTGAACTCGCAGAGCACGATGTCGAAGCGCGTTTCGCGCAGCTTGCGGATGGCGGCAGCCGCACTGGGGGCGAGCTCCACCGTGCCGATGCCGAAGCTGCCCAGCATGGTGCGCAACTGCGCGCGCATGCCGGCGTTGGCATCGATGACCAGCACGGAAACGCTTGCGAAATCGGCCATGGTCGGGAGTCTGTGCGGTGGGCGAGAGGGTGGCGGTCCCGGATATATCGGCGGAAAACGGGGGTGTCTTGAGCGCCCGCCGTAAACGAACGATGGGCGAACGGTTGCCCGTTCGCCCATCTTGCCACAAGCGCCACGGGCAGGATCAGCCGCGGGCGACCTCGACCTGGGTCTCCACCTTCTGACGCAGGCGCACGTGCAGCTCGCGCAGCTGCTTCTCGTCGACCTCGGAGGGGGCGTCGGTGAGCAGGCACTGGGCGCGCTGAGTCTTGGGGAAGGCGATCACGTCGCGGATCGATTCTGCGCCGGTCATCAGCGTGACGATGCGGTCCAGGCCGAAGGCCAGGCCGCCGTGCGGCGGCGCGCCGTACTTGAGCGCGTCGAGCAGGAAGCCGAACTTGGCCTGCTGCTCCTCGGGGCCGATGTTGAGCGCCTCGAAGACCTCGGCCTGAACGTCGGCGCGGTGGATACGCACCGAGCCGCCGCCGATTTCCCAGCCGTTGAGCGCGAGGTCGTAGGCCTTGGCCAGGCACTCGCCCGGATTGCTCTTGAGCAGTTCCAGGTGGCCGTCCTTCGGGCTGGTGAAGGGGTGGTGGCAGGCGGTCCAGCGCTTGTCGTCCTCGTCGTACTCGAACATCGGGAAGTCCACCACCCACACCGGGCACCAGGCCTCGCCGGTGACATAGCCCTTCTCGTGGCCGAGCTTGACGCGCAGCGCGCCCAGCGCGTCGTTGACCACCTTGGTCTTGTCGGCGCCGAAGAAGATCAGGTCGCCGGACTGCGCGCCGGTACGCTCCAGGATGGTGGTGAGCGCCTTCTCGTGCAGGTTCTTGACGATCGGCGACTGCAGGCCTTCCTCGTTGGGCTTGGTTGCGTCATTGACCTTGATGTAGGCCAGGCCCTTGGCGCCGTAGATGCCGACGAACTTGGTGAATTCGTCGATCTCGCCGCGGGTCAGGCTGTTGCCGCCGGGCACGCGCATCGCCGCCACGCGCCCGCCGCTGGTGGCCGGGCCGGAGAACACCTTGAAGGCCACGTCGGCCACCGCATCGGTGACGTCGACCAGTTCCAGGGTGACGCGCAGGTCGGGCTTGTCGGAGCCGTAGCGGCGCATCGCCTCGGCATAGGTCATGCGCGGGAAGGGGGCGGGCAGTTCGACCGCGAGCGACTCGCGGAACACGAAGCGGATCATCTCTTCGACCAGCGCGGTGATCTGCTGCTCGTCCATGAAGGAGGTTTCCAGGTCGACCTGGGTGAACTCGGGCTGACGGTCGGCGCGCAGGTCCTCGTCGCGGAAGCACTTGGTGATCTGGTAGTAGCGGTCGTAGCCGGCCACCATCAGCAGCTGCTTGAAGAGCTGCGGCGACTGCGGCAGGGCGAAGAACTGGCCCGGATGCACGCGCGAGGGCACCAGGTAGTCGCGTGCGCCTTCCGGGGTGCTCTTGGTCAGCATCGGGGTTTCGACGTCGATGAAACCCTGGGCGTCGAGGAAGCGGCGGAAGGCCATCGCCACCTTGTAGCGCAGCATCAGGTTCTTCTGCATCTGCGGGCGGCGCAGGTCGATGACGCGGTGGGTGAGGCGTACGTTCTCCGACAGGTTGTCGTCGTCGAGCTGGAAGGGCGGGGTGGCTGCGGCGTTGAGGACTTCGATGTCCTGGCACAGCACCTCGATCTCGCCCGAGGTCAGGTTGGCGTTCTCGGTGCCGGCCGGGCGGCGGCGCACGCGGCCGCTCATCTTCAGCACGAACTCGTTGCGCACCGATTCGGCAATGGCGAACATCTCCGGACGGTCCGGATCGCAGACCACCTGCACCAGGCCTTCACGGTCGCGCAGGTCGATGAAG contains:
- a CDS encoding Hsp20/alpha crystallin family protein; protein product: MANIISRDPFEDLLRGFFVRPVEFGKLSAEAPQMRVDLKEDDTAYQVHAELPGVNKDDIHVNIDGAVLSISAERKQEKEVKEGEKLLRTERYFGKVSRSFQLGQEVDEARATAKFKDGVLELSLPKKAAAPARRLTIE
- the aspS gene encoding aspartate--tRNA ligase, whose product is MRTHYCGQVTAADLDQTVTLCGWVHRRRDHGGVIFIDLRDREGLVQVVCDPDRPEMFAIAESVRNEFVLKMSGRVRRRPAGTENANLTSGEIEVLCQDIEVLNAAATPPFQLDDDNLSENVRLTHRVIDLRRPQMQKNLMLRYKVAMAFRRFLDAQGFIDVETPMLTKSTPEGARDYLVPSRVHPGQFFALPQSPQLFKQLLMVAGYDRYYQITKCFRDEDLRADRQPEFTQVDLETSFMDEQQITALVEEMIRFVFRESLAVELPAPFPRMTYAEAMRRYGSDKPDLRVTLELVDVTDAVADVAFKVFSGPATSGGRVAAMRVPGGNSLTRGEIDEFTKFVGIYGAKGLAYIKVNDATKPNEEGLQSPIVKNLHEKALTTILERTGAQSGDLIFFGADKTKVVNDALGALRVKLGHEKGYVTGEAWCPVWVVDFPMFEYDEDDKRWTACHHPFTSPKDGHLELLKSNPGECLAKAYDLALNGWEIGGGSVRIHRADVQAEVFEALNIGPEEQQAKFGFLLDALKYGAPPHGGLAFGLDRIVTLMTGAESIRDVIAFPKTQRAQCLLTDAPSEVDEKQLRELHVRLRQKVETQVEVARG
- a CDS encoding ribonuclease domain-containing protein: MRITGSWLLALLFALATALAACAPPAGPGDGLPPEAHATLALIQSGGPFPYRKDGSVFHNRERLLPERPRGYYREYTVPTPGARDRGARRIVTGGQPPEVFYYTADHYRSFRRIEPAR
- a CDS encoding tetratricopeptide repeat-containing response regulator, producing the protein MADFASVSVLVIDANAGMRAQLRTMLGSFGIGTVELAPSAAAAIRKLRETRFDIVLCEFNLGEGQDGQHLLEDLRTNEIIPLATLFVMVTGERNYERVVSTAELAPNDYVLKPLAAHALRQRLQRALDKRDIFMPAYRRIEMGDPLGAVELLKQAETEHPRHATDLLRLQAELHLSIGQVDQAEAAYRQALRDKDLPWARLGLARIKMLRKHYTDAEEVLTGLVAEHDYYIDAYDLLARCREQAGRQSEARDALVAATKRSPHRVGRLRHLGEIALEVGDLERAEQALAEVVRKGKVSDFRDPEDHVRLVQAQLGQGRTEEARATIRDLERSMGGQAKTPICAALARALYHAGTGEPDKARAVLHEAVVTGADSGELSTGLKQELVKACFDNDLEAEGSELVLDILRNAADERTVETTRAALRARGRELLADELEERTRDEVRSLISRGAAKAKAGDFDGAVSEMMSAVRKMPGNPHVLFNAALALLRHVEHRGWNERFASQAGALIARARRYDPASPRLAAISGFMHSLFQKYAIQPRDTARGTRDAA
- a CDS encoding cysteine-rich CWC family protein; translation: MTTTGRLPDSGSTNTCPRCGAAFTCGMEAGLPECWCASMPAGFAVPAADAGAGCYCPTCLQELLSQAAANRSAGADEGRRE
- the argB gene encoding acetylglutamate kinase, whose amino-acid sequence is MTDSCTPDTSSVTPARKAAILAEALPYIKRFFDKTIVIKYGGNAMTDPHLKDCFARDVVLLKLVGLNPVVVHGGGPQIENLLARVGKKGEFIQGMRVTDAETMEVVEMVLGGQVNKEIVNLINQHGGKAVGLTGKDAGFIRAKKLMMQKKDAPQGDLIDVGQVGEITGIDPSLISFLDQGDFIPVIAPIGVGEQGETYNINADVVAGKLAEILKAEKLMLLTNTPGVLDKAGNLLTGLTPRQIDELVEDGTLSGGMLPKIGSALDAARNGVKSVHIIDGRVEHCLLLEILTDHGVGTMIKSK
- a CDS encoding barstar family protein, which produces MSPDTLPDLPPLDTPGVHPLPADGIAGLVSAAGAAGIRLHRIDLAARRGKAGLLAALAEGLSFPAWFGHNWDALSDCLADLSWLPETCVAVVLEHAEHLAESDPDDYLTMLEVFAEAAESWAAEGRRLILFAPRPPRRCDSPQPD